The following proteins are encoded in a genomic region of Dysgonomonas mossii:
- a CDS encoding carboxypeptidase-like regulatory domain-containing protein yields the protein MKRTRLFLLILFVVGINNIYSQEFVTISGRVTDFDGNPIDSCWIGLDYSDFSPAYQTYSDKDGYYSLENVKKGKYKSFYALRPKEYPRRDAVADDDKRLEFWAWNVIADRDLTINPRYHRLELYGTNAFKVEGGYNGLFIYTRPMSVGKVLTYSKELQLNKAKAEKEMDVSVKTEFFRVKVFIDDKEVAVNSVQRVQEYVGKDNPSMGAYIIQTELPKEKSEKPYRIIRVVGENLEHNEMGENIYFYEVKNYEETPKN from the coding sequence ATGAAAAGGACTCGGCTATTTCTGTTAATTTTATTCGTAGTAGGTATCAACAACATTTATTCTCAAGAATTTGTAACAATATCAGGACGGGTTACAGATTTCGACGGAAATCCTATCGACAGTTGCTGGATAGGCCTTGATTATTCGGATTTTTCGCCTGCTTATCAAACGTATTCAGATAAAGACGGTTATTACTCTCTGGAGAATGTAAAGAAAGGGAAATACAAGTCTTTTTATGCACTTCGCCCCAAAGAGTATCCTCGAAGAGATGCAGTGGCGGACGACGACAAACGTCTTGAGTTTTGGGCATGGAATGTAATAGCAGATCGAGATCTGACGATAAATCCACGTTATCACCGTCTGGAGCTTTATGGCACAAACGCATTCAAAGTCGAGGGAGGATATAATGGCCTCTTTATATACACACGACCTATGAGTGTGGGAAAAGTACTTACATACTCCAAAGAATTGCAGCTAAATAAAGCTAAGGCAGAAAAAGAAATGGATGTATCAGTTAAAACTGAATTTTTCAGAGTGAAGGTATTTATTGATGATAAGGAGGTTGCAGTCAACTCTGTACAGCGTGTGCAGGAATATGTAGGGAAAGATAATCCCAGCATGGGTGCTTATATTATCCAGACAGAGTTACCCAAAGAAAAATCCGAAAAACCATATCGGATAATAAGAGTAGTGGGAGAAAACCTGGAGCATAATGAGATGGGTGAGAATATATATTTCTATGAAGTAAAGAATTACGAGGAAACCCCGAAAAACTGA